TCGATATAGCGGGGGTGTCGGGCATACCAGTCCAGCTGTGCCTGAACCCGGGCATTGTCGACGGAGTGGTCCATCTGGAAGCCTGCCCGGAGTCGATCCCACAAATCCGACTCGGATGCGGCAACGTCCTGACCGTCGCGGGGGTTATCCAGTTTTTCCCGCGCTTCCCTGGCTTGCTTGCGCAGTTCGGGGGCGATGGCGTCGTCCAGCGGGGCTTCGGCAGCGCCGTCACCGTTTCCAGAGGCTACCGACCTCTTCAGGCCTTCGTCTCCCTGTGCAACCACGACTTCATCGGAATCCAGGGGGTTGGTGTCCGCGGTGTTGTTGTCTTCACCAAACCAGGCTGACGGTGTGTGCCAGTTTTCCAGAACCTGGCTGGTGCTACAGCCTGAGAGGAGGGTGCTGGCAAACAGCACATAAGACAATCGTTTCACCGACATAGACACAGCTTCCGGATATTGGCCGGGTGTGGACAGAAACCCGGCACATTAATGAGTTACGGTAACAAACAGGCTTGGATTCTATGGGAGCCCTTTTCCGGGGGTCAATAAGGCTGATGTTACGGCTGTGAGAAGAAATGTTAAGAACTCAATCAACAACGGCTCAGAAATGGTCCTTGCCGTGCCGGATGGCCGCGAACACGGCATCCGCCGTATCGCATGGCAAACCCTGCCTTGCAGCATATTGCCGGGCGCTTTCGATCACTTCCGGCTGGTCCCAGCGCATAAACGGGTTCAGGGTTTTTTCTGCACCAATACTGGAGGGTACGGTTGGCTCGCCACGGTCTCTCATGGCCTGACAGTCCTGCTCAAACTGCTCGAGGGCCTTGTCGTCTGGCAACCAGCTGCGGGCAAACCGGAGATTGGCCAGGGTGTATTCGTGGGCACAGTAAACCCCGGTCTGATCGGGCAGGGCGCGCAACGACTCCAGGGACTGTCGCATCTGCTCGGGTTTGCCCTCGAACAGCCTCCCGCAGCCGCAAACGAAGAGCGTGTCGCCGCAGAACAGCACAGGGCGATCATTAATTTCAGTTTCCGAGTAGTAGGCAACATGGTCGAGAGTGTGGCCCGGTACTGCCATGACCTCGAAGGTCAGGCCTTGCCAGACCACTTCGTCACCGGGATGGATCGAGTTGGTGGTGCCCTTGAAGGGCGAATCCTCCGGGCCCGTTATGCGAACATCCGGAAAGGTCTTTGCCAGGCTGGCGATGCCGCCGGTGTGGTCGGGGTGGTGGTGGGTGACCAGTATGGTATCCAGAACCAGCTGCTGACTTTCCAGGTAGTCTTCCACCGGCTTGGCCTGCCCAGGGTCTACCACCAGCGCTTTGCCGGATGACCGGTCGCAGAGGCACCAGATATAGTTGTCGGAGAACGCAGGAATGGCCTGGATATCGAACATGAATGACCCCATGTGCTGATTGGATGTGGCTGTTATGATAGTGCAACGCCGTTTCTATCCCAAGGGTCGTTCGTGAGCCGGGAACAAAAGGCGGTGCAGGGGAATCCGGTTAATGCAGAGATTCAGATTGGGCGCCACAGGGGCGGTGGACTATTCGCAAAGGCATGAGAGTTTCGAACGCTGGTTCCAGACTCCGCTAGGCAGATCGTTGCTGGCCAGCCAGCGCCGTGTGCTTGATCATGCATTCGAAGACCTGGCCGGGGCGCGGCAACTGCAGGTGGGGCTAAGCCACAGGCTGCCGCTTGCCAGTGGCGCTGATTTCGTCCAGAAAATCATAACCACGCCTGGCTGGCACCCGCAGATGCCGGACGGCGTAGCAGTGTGTGATGCTGACGAGCTGCCGTTTCCAGGGGACTCCATGGATCTGGTGATACTGCATCACACAGCCGATTTCTCCCCGGATCCCCACGAGGTATTACGGGAATCGGCCCGGGTGCTGAGGGGCGAGGGGCGAATTGCTCTGATTGGATTCAATCCACTGAGCCTTTGGGGTGTCAGGCGTTTCCTTTCAAGGCACCATCAGGGGCCTTGGGGAGGACGCTTCCTGATGCGATCACGGATGGAGGATTGGCTCCGGCTACTCGGCTTTGAGCTTGAGACTTCCTGCACCCATTTCTGCACCCTGCCGGTTCAGAGAAAGGAAGGCTACTCCACCAGGAATCACCGTACCCTGAATGAGAACGGTCATTTCCTGCCGGTAGGCGCATATTACTGTATCCTTGCCCGCAAGCGCGTTTACGCCCCCATCCGCAGGCGGGCGCCCTGGCGCAAGAGCAAGGTGATTTCAATGCCCGGCACCGTGGGCGCCTCGCGGGGGTGTTCAAACCAGAGTGCTGGCGCGACAGAGAATCAATGAATAATTGGGAGAGTAAATGGCTGGCAAGGTGGTGATGTACACCGATGGTGCCTGTAAAGGCAATCCTGGTCCCGGTGGGTGGGGTGTGGTTTTGCGATACGGAGATGCCTGCAAGACCCTGCATGGTGGTGAGCGCCAGACCACGAACAACCGTATGGAGCTTATGGCCGCTATTCGCGGTTTGAGGGCCCTGAACCGTGCATGTGAGGTTGAGCTGTATACAGACTCCCAGTATGTCCGCAAGGGCATCACGGAATGGATGGCGGGCTGGAAGCGAAACGGCTGGAAGAATTCGGCGAAGAAGCCAGTCAAGAACGCCGACTTATGGCAAGAGTTGGACACCGAAACGGCACGACATAAGGTGAACTGGCACTGGGTCAAGGGCCATTCCGGTAACCCCGACAACGAGCTTGCGGATGAACTGGCCAACCGTGGCGTTGACGAACTGACCAGCGCCTGACGCGGCCTGTGGCGTGGGCGACGACGGAAACAGAGAGCACAGAGACATGAGACAGATCGTACTGGATACCGAAACCACGGGTATCGACCCGAACGACGGCCACCGCATTATCGAGATTGGCTGCGTTGAAGTCATTGAGCGTGAGCTGACGGGCCGTAATTACCACGTCTACATCAATCCAGAACGGGAGGTTGAGGCCGAAGCTATCACCGTTCACGGCATCACCAATGAGTTTCTGGCCGACAAACCCAGGTTCGCCGAAATTGCCGATGAATTTTTTGAGTTTATCAAGGGTGCGGAGCTGGTTATACATAACGCGGCTTTTGACGTCGGCTTCATGGACGCCGAGTTTGCGCGCCTCAAGCCGGTCCGGAAAACCGCTGACCACTGCGGCATCGTCGACTCGCTGGCCATCGCCCGGGCCAAGCATCCGGGTCAGAAGAACAACCTGGATGCTCTGTGCAAACGCTACGGAGTAGATAACAGTAACCGGGAACTGCACGGCGCGTTGCTGGATGCGGAGATTCTGGCTGACGTTTATCTGTTGATGACCGGCGGGCAAACAGCGTTATCCCTGGATGCCGGGTCAGGCGATCATGGAACTGCCGGTGGCATCCGCCGCCTGACTGGCAGCCGACCGGCTTTGGCTGTGATCCGTGCTGACGGAGCCGAGGCCTCGGCCCACGAAGAATTTCTGGCGATGATGGAAAAGCAGGCCGGCCACACCGTCTGGAGCAAATTGCAGCAATCGGAATGAGAACCACGTCAGGGTGTACCATTTGTTACATTCCGCCTTTCTTGAGGTACTTGAGTTTTATGTTATAAGTAATGATAAGTTCGCCAGTTTTCTGCGAGCTGAATGTTGGCCGGCAGGGTGCATGGCCCAATAACAAACGCCGGCCCCATGTCCCCGGCATTAGTTCACGAACAGGATG
The window above is part of the Marinobacter sp. THAF197a genome. Proteins encoded here:
- the gloB gene encoding hydroxyacylglutathione hydrolase gives rise to the protein MFDIQAIPAFSDNYIWCLCDRSSGKALVVDPGQAKPVEDYLESQQLVLDTILVTHHHPDHTGGIASLAKTFPDVRITGPEDSPFKGTTNSIHPGDEVVWQGLTFEVMAVPGHTLDHVAYYSETEINDRPVLFCGDTLFVCGCGRLFEGKPEQMRQSLESLRALPDQTGVYCAHEYTLANLRFARSWLPDDKALEQFEQDCQAMRDRGEPTVPSSIGAEKTLNPFMRWDQPEVIESARQYAARQGLPCDTADAVFAAIRHGKDHF
- a CDS encoding class I SAM-dependent methyltransferase, producing the protein MQRFRLGATGAVDYSQRHESFERWFQTPLGRSLLASQRRVLDHAFEDLAGARQLQVGLSHRLPLASGADFVQKIITTPGWHPQMPDGVAVCDADELPFPGDSMDLVILHHTADFSPDPHEVLRESARVLRGEGRIALIGFNPLSLWGVRRFLSRHHQGPWGGRFLMRSRMEDWLRLLGFELETSCTHFCTLPVQRKEGYSTRNHRTLNENGHFLPVGAYYCILARKRVYAPIRRRAPWRKSKVISMPGTVGASRGCSNQSAGATENQ
- the rnhA gene encoding ribonuclease HI; translation: MAGKVVMYTDGACKGNPGPGGWGVVLRYGDACKTLHGGERQTTNNRMELMAAIRGLRALNRACEVELYTDSQYVRKGITEWMAGWKRNGWKNSAKKPVKNADLWQELDTETARHKVNWHWVKGHSGNPDNELADELANRGVDELTSA
- the dnaQ gene encoding DNA polymerase III subunit epsilon; translation: MGDDGNREHRDMRQIVLDTETTGIDPNDGHRIIEIGCVEVIERELTGRNYHVYINPEREVEAEAITVHGITNEFLADKPRFAEIADEFFEFIKGAELVIHNAAFDVGFMDAEFARLKPVRKTADHCGIVDSLAIARAKHPGQKNNLDALCKRYGVDNSNRELHGALLDAEILADVYLLMTGGQTALSLDAGSGDHGTAGGIRRLTGSRPALAVIRADGAEASAHEEFLAMMEKQAGHTVWSKLQQSE